In the Streptomyces formicae genome, one interval contains:
- a CDS encoding alpha/beta hydrolase, whose product MRRSVSTVKSWLAAAALGVGLAFVGLPAPAASAAAVSCPDLGTGDSNGLDMRYWRPSPDGLVCEAEFTSDALFTARGPGAPQIDPVRRPVRVRVHLPADYDPSARYPVLYLLHGGAADYEQWSSGGGDITRSVKEAGFKGIVVMPEGGKVGFYSDWPGYTYGNFTPQWETFHIKQLVPWIDAHFATSGERAVAGMSMGGFGALKYAAQHPDIFSAVGAFSGGTDLRRPDHQEIINNGTTLYGARFWWHGAGADLGNFWKYLFPGNPDALRRTELVFGPQSGWPSFNPAQVAETRPAAYRSYGGKMALYSGRAEDPYVWNTELHKTLKRQNVSHLYCSGPDGHDFTTWTPALKHFLRFAYGTASTACPDSGGWRQEQ is encoded by the coding sequence ATGCGTCGATCCGTTTCCACCGTCAAATCCTGGCTGGCAGCAGCCGCGTTGGGCGTCGGCCTCGCCTTCGTCGGACTGCCCGCCCCCGCCGCGTCCGCGGCCGCCGTCAGTTGCCCGGACCTCGGCACGGGCGACTCCAACGGCCTGGACATGCGGTACTGGCGCCCGTCGCCCGACGGGCTCGTCTGCGAGGCGGAGTTCACCTCGGACGCCCTCTTCACCGCGCGCGGGCCGGGGGCGCCCCAGATCGATCCCGTGCGCAGACCCGTGCGCGTGCGCGTCCACCTGCCCGCGGACTACGACCCGTCCGCCCGCTACCCCGTGCTCTATCTCCTGCACGGCGGGGCCGCCGACTACGAGCAGTGGTCAAGTGGCGGCGGTGACATCACCCGGAGCGTCAAAGAGGCCGGGTTCAAGGGCATCGTGGTGATGCCCGAGGGCGGCAAGGTCGGCTTCTACTCCGACTGGCCCGGCTACACGTACGGCAACTTCACACCCCAGTGGGAGACCTTCCACATCAAGCAGTTGGTGCCCTGGATCGACGCGCACTTCGCCACGTCCGGCGAGCGCGCCGTCGCCGGTATGTCGATGGGCGGCTTCGGCGCCCTGAAGTACGCGGCCCAACACCCGGACATCTTCAGTGCCGTGGGTGCCTTCTCCGGCGGCACGGACCTCCGTCGCCCCGACCACCAGGAGATCATCAACAACGGCACCACCCTCTACGGGGCACGTTTCTGGTGGCACGGCGCGGGCGCCGACCTCGGGAACTTCTGGAAATACCTCTTCCCCGGCAACCCCGACGCGCTGCGGCGCACGGAGCTGGTCTTCGGACCGCAGTCCGGCTGGCCCTCGTTCAACCCCGCCCAGGTCGCCGAGACGCGCCCCGCCGCCTACCGCTCGTACGGCGGCAAGATGGCGCTCTACAGCGGTCGCGCCGAGGACCCGTACGTCTGGAACACCGAACTCCACAAGACCCTGAAGCGGCAGAACGTCTCCCACCTGTACTGCTCGGGCCCCGACGGACACGACTTCACGACCTGGACCCCGGCGCTGAAGCACTTCCTCCGGTTCGCGTACGGGACCGCGTCCACAGCGTGCCCGGACAGCGGCGGCTGGCGGCAGGAGCAGTGA
- a CDS encoding SAM-dependent methyltransferase gives MTSPSSGSRIDTSRAHPARVYDWLLGGKDNYPVDQEVAEKLPKEARLNAMRNRAFMHRAAAWLAGNGIDQFLDIGTGIPTEPNLHQIVQGIVPSARIAYADNDPIVLRHAEALLVSSREGATDYIEADVRRPDAILEHARTFLDFSRPVALSMIALMHFITDEEDPYGLTRTLVDALPSGSYLMFSHGTTDEHPHLVKSVTTTYRKGEIPLRMRTRAEVEPFFEGLDLLDPGLVTATKWYKDSPAPTEELSGFYVGVARVP, from the coding sequence ATGACGTCACCGTCCTCCGGAAGCCGTATCGACACGAGCAGGGCGCATCCGGCGCGCGTCTACGACTGGCTGCTGGGCGGCAAGGACAACTATCCGGTCGACCAGGAGGTGGCGGAGAAGCTGCCGAAGGAGGCCCGGCTCAACGCCATGCGCAACCGGGCCTTCATGCACCGGGCGGCGGCCTGGCTCGCGGGCAACGGGATCGACCAGTTCCTCGACATCGGCACGGGCATCCCGACCGAGCCGAACCTGCACCAGATCGTGCAGGGCATCGTGCCGTCGGCGCGGATCGCCTACGCCGACAACGACCCCATCGTGCTGCGGCACGCGGAGGCGCTGCTCGTCAGCAGCCGCGAGGGCGCCACCGACTACATCGAGGCGGATGTGCGCCGGCCCGACGCCATCCTCGAACACGCCCGTACGTTCCTGGACTTCTCGCGGCCCGTCGCGCTCTCGATGATCGCGCTGATGCACTTCATCACCGACGAGGAGGACCCCTACGGGCTCACGCGGACGCTGGTCGACGCGCTGCCCTCCGGGAGTTACCTGATGTTCTCGCACGGCACCACCGATGAGCACCCGCACCTCGTGAAGTCGGTGACGACCACCTACCGCAAGGGCGAGATTCCGTTGCGGATGCGGACGCGTGCCGAGGTCGAGCCGTTCTTCGAGGGGCTCGACCTGCTGGACCCGGGGCTCGTCACCGCGACCAAGTGGTACAAGGACTCCCCGGCGCCCACCGAGGAGCTGAGCGGCTTCTACGTGGGCGTCGCCCGGGTGCCGTAG